A genomic segment from Spinacia oleracea cultivar Varoflay chromosome 3, BTI_SOV_V1, whole genome shotgun sequence encodes:
- the LOC110777571 gene encoding protein PIN-LIKES 7: MGFLSLLEVASMPILQVLIISGLGAFLATGYCNLLTADARRSLNKIVYVVFTPALMFASLAKTVTLQDIVSWWFMPINVGLTFLIGGILGWIAVKLLKPGLHLEGLVIASCSAANLGNLVLIVLPAICHEDGSPFGDDHAACSAIGLSYASFSMALGGFFIWTYTFHLVKSSSIKFKELKAAEEEAARDPYEDLEADIKTHLLNGDNNQGYDAENYPVSPGKEDEPVWRKIVEFLRQIVEELMAPPTVAAVIGLIFGAVTWLRDIVIGDGAPLRVIQDCLKLLGDGTIPCITLILGGNLIQGLRSAKVKPTVILGILFVKYLLLPVIGIGVVKAADSLGFLPPDPLYHFVLMLQFTLPPAMSIGTMAQLFDVGQEECSVIFLWTYVFAALALTFWSTVFMSIL, translated from the exons atggGTTTTTTGTCACTCTTAGAAGTGGCATCAATGCCTATTCTGCAAGTGCTAATAATAAGTGGTTTAGGAGCTTTTTTGGCAACTGGTTATTGTAATCTTTTGACTGCAGATGCCAGAAGATCTTTGAATAAG ATAGTGTACGTGGTTTTCACACCAGCACTCATGTTTGCAAGTCTTGCCAAGACTGTAACGTTACAAGACATTGTTTCATG GTGGTTTATGCCGATAAATGTAGGGCTAACATTTTTAATAGGAGGAATCCTTGGATGGATTGCAGTAAAATTACTGAAACCTGGGTTACATCTTGAAGGCCTGGTTATTGCTTCTTGCTCTGCAG CAAACTTGGGAAACCTTGTTCTGATCGTACTCCCTGCAATCTGCCATGAGGATGGCAGTCCGTTTGGTGACGACCATGCTGCTTGTTCTGCAATTGGCCTCTCCTACGCCTCTTTCTCCATGGCG CTTGGTGGATTTTTCATATGGACATACACTTTCCACTTGGTAAAGAGTTCATCCATTAAGTTTAAGGAACTAAAAGCCGCGGAAGAGGAGGCTGCAAGGGATCCATACGAGGACTTAGAAGCCGACATAAAAACACATCTTCTTAATGGAGACAACAATCAAGGGTATGATGCAGAAAACTATCCT GTATCTCCTGGAAAGGAAGATGAGCCTGTTTGGAGGAAGATAGTAGAGTTTCTACGTCAGATTGTAGAGGAACTCATGGCACCTCCAACTGTTGCTGCA GTTATCGGACTCATCTTCGGAGCTGTAACTTGGTTGAGGGACATCGTCATCGGAGATGGTGCTCCACTTCGAGTGATCCAAGACTGCCTCAAACTGCTCGG GGATGGAACAATACCTTGTATCACCCTTATACTAGGCGGAAACCTAATTCAAG GATTAAGATCAGCAAAAGTAAAGCCAACTGTAATATTGGGGATCTTATTTGTCAAATACTTGCTGCTCCCGGTGATCGGAATCGGAGTAGTAAAAGCTGCTGATAGTTTAGGGTTCCTCCCACCAGATCCTTTGTATCACTTCGTGTTGATGCTTCAGTTCACACTGCCTCCCGCCATGAGCATCG GGACTATGGCACAGTTGTTTGATGTGGGACAAGAGGAATGCTCAGTAATATTTCTATGGACATATGTTTTTGCAGCACTTGCACTTACTTTCTGGTCCACTGTATTTATGTCGATTCTATAA